AGCTCCTGAAACTCTTTGTTGTTCAACAGCGCATTGAACAGGGTATTCACCCCGGTCATGGCGGTAAAAGGATACTTTGACAGCTCCTTCACCAGCCCTGGAATATCGCGTGGGTTGGTGATCAGCAGGTTCTGCCCGCCCAGCTCGATAAACAGCAGGCAGTTCATGGTCAGGGCAAAGATGTGATACAGCGGCAGAGCGGTCACCACCAGCTCTTTTCCCCGGTGCAGCAGCGGCCCGTAGGTGGCGTTAACCTGTTCGAGATTGGCCAGCATGTTGCGGTGGGTCAGCATCGCCCCTTTAGCCACGCCGGTGGTGCCGCCAGTGTACTGCAGGAAAGCGAGATCGTCCGGGACCACTTCCGGCTTGACGTACTGCAGGCGGTAGCCGTTGTGCAGCGCCTGGCGAAACGAAATGGCGTCCGGCAGGTGATATTTCGGTACCAGTCGCTTAACGTACTTGACCACGAAGTTGACCAGCGTCCCCTTCGCCGCAGAGAGCTGATCCCCCATACGGGTCAAAATCACATGCTGCACCTGGGTCTTATCTACCACTTTTTCAAGGGTGTGGGCAAAGTTAGAGACAATGACGATAGCCGCCGCGCCGCTGTCGTTGAGCTGATGCTCCAGCTCGCGAGGGGTATAGAGAGGGTTAACGTTCACCACCACCATACCGGCACGCAAAATACCAAACAGCGCTACCGGATACTGCAGCAGGTTGGGCATCATCAGCGCCACGCGATCGCCCTTCTTTAACCCCAACCCCTGCTGTAGCCAGGCGGCAAAGGCGCGGCTGCGCTCTTCCAGCTTGCGGAAGGTCATGGTCTCGCCCATGTTGATAAACGCCGGCTGGTCCGCATAGCGGATGGCGGCATTTTCGAAGAGTTCCACAAGGGATTGATAGCGATCGGGGTTGATGTCCGCTGGCACGTCGGCGGGATAACGGTTAAGCCAAACCTTCTTCAATGCGTCACCTCTGAAATGAAAATTCGTCGTCATCGCAACTCCGCTTAATAAACATGCCGTTAACATTATATTAACTCATTGTACCAGTTTATTAATTGGCCGATTCACAGGTTGCGAAGCGCGTCACTCTTTTATTCTTGTTATGGTCATAAAAAAGGAGAAACAGCGGATAGTCCGCTGTCTCTTCTCTTATTTAACAGGGAGTTACTCTGTTACGACGGTATGCACCGGAGCCGGACCGGCGTTGTACCAGCCGTAACCGCCGTAGCCGCCGTAACGCCAGGGATTCGGCCCTGGTCCCCAGTACCAGGGGTCAATTGGCTGTGGCGGCAGCATAACCTGCTGCTGGAGATGCCACCGTTTATAGCCACTCACCTTCATGACCATAAACTTATAGGGCGTCTCGCCCACTTTGCCCTGCTCAACGCCGCTAATGGTGCCGACCACGGTCACGTACTGGTTACGGAAATCCACCGGATCGAGGAAGCCGTTCACGTCGGCGTAGATACGCCCGCGGGAGGGTTCACCCAGAACGGGACGCGCGCCGCTGTCCAGCGGTACCGAGGCAATCTCCAGCCGGGTTTGCCCCTGCTTGTTCTGCAAGCCGATAACTTTACCGCCGAAGCGCGCCTCCTGGCCGACGTATAGCTCAGGCGCATTCATCACCCGAACCAGATCCTGCTGCGGCGTTGGGCTGCTGCCTTTAATGGCGTCAGGCACCGAAACGCAACCGCTCAGCGCTAAGGCGGCTAAGCCTGCCAGCAGCCAGCGCCCGGATCTGCTTTGCCCCACCTGTTGGGATACCTTCACTTACCACCTTCCTGCTATTTACATTGTTACGTTATGTATATAGCTGAGATTCATTTTCTGCCCGGAAGTTTCTTCCAGGCCACCTCGTTGCGCAAATAAACCGGCTCCGCATGCTCCACGGCAACGGTGCGCTGCTGGGCAAAAAGCTGGCAGGCGAGCGGGAGCATATCTTCAGCCGCTGGCAGCAGGACGCCGCCGTCGGTGAGGGTTAGCCCGCTCTCTTTGCCAAGATCAGGCCATGCCGGCCAGCCGGTGCCCACCGTAGCCCAGGATCCGCTGAGCTGGGCCAGGCGTTCGCTGACCGCTTCCGGCTTCAACACCGCCTCACTCTCTTCGCCGTGCCAGACGCCCTGCTCATCCCGCTGGTACTCGGCCCAGTAGACTTCGCCCATGCGGGCATCAATGGCGGCCAGTACGCGCGTCGCGCCGGTTTTACGCCACGCGCCCTGCGCCATGGTGGCCAGGGTTGAGACGCCGATCATCGGCAGCTCGGCACCCAGCGCCAGGCCCTGAGCAATACCAATGCCAATCCGCACGCCGGTAAAGCTGCCCGGTCCACGGCCAAAGGCCAGCGCGTCGAGTTCGGCAAGGGTGACGCCGCTGTCGTTCAGCGTCTGCTGAACCAGGGGTAAAATACGTTGGGTATGTTCTCTTGGGCAGAGTTCAAAGTGGGCAGAGATCGTACCGTTACTCCACAGGGCAACGGAACAGGCCTCTGTGGCGGTATCAATAGCCAGAATTCGCATCGGTCTTCGCGCTCTCGGGGTGTTGATTCAATAAAATGGCGCGCATCTTAGCACACTCTGCGGCAAATTACTGCGTCGAGACCCCGGCCAGGAATCTCACCGCGCGGGCGATGTCTCGGGTGCGCGGGGTCGGCGGCAGGCTGGCAAGGAAGGTTGCACCATAGGGACGCATCACCAGCCGGTTGTCGCAGATCACCAGCACGCCACGGTCGTCGATGTCGCGGATCAGGCGGCCTACCCCCTGCTTGAGGGTGATTACCGCGTCCGGCAGCTGAACATCATCAAAAGGATCCCCCCCGCGCAGGCGGCAATCCTCCATCCGCGCCTTCAGCAGCGGATCGTCCGGTGAGGTAAAGGGCAGCTTGTCGATGATCACCAGCGACAGCGTATCGCCGCGCACGTCCACCCCTTCCCAGAAGCTGCTGGTTGCCACCAGCAGCGCGTTCCCGGCAGTGACAAACTGCTGGAGCAGCTGGCCCTTACTGGTCTCGCCCTGCAACAGCACCGGTAGCGACAGGGTAGCGCGGAACTGCTCTGCCAGATCGCGCATCATGGCGTGGGAGGTGCAGAGCATAAAGCAGCGGCCGTTGTTGGCCTCGATCATTGGCCTGAGCATCGCTGCCAGCTGACGCGCCGCGCCGGGTTGGTTAGTCTGCGGCAGATTGCGCGGCACGCAAAGCAGCGCCTGACGGGCGAAATCAAACGGACTGGGCAGCAGCATCGACTCTGCCGTTTCAATCCCGAGGCGGGAGGTAAAGTGATGCAGATCGTCATTCACCGAGAGCGTAGCCGAGGTAAAGATCCAGCTTCCCGGCTTCTGGGCCATCACCTCTTTGAACTTCTCCGCCACGGTGAGCGGCGTCAGGGCGAGGGTAAAGTGGCGAGAGGTGCACTCGTACCAGTAGCTGAAGCCCGGCTGGTTGATCTCTTTCAGCCGCTTGAGGCGTGTGCGATAGAGCGTGGCCCGTTCAAAGGCCGCGTCGAGCAGCGCCGAGCGACCAAGAGAGAGCTTGGCTACGTCGTAGCATAGCTCTAAGGCATCATCGAGCAGCAACAGCGCGCGCTGGACGTGGCTGTCCGCCAGCAATTCACGCAGGTTGCCGCGATAGCCCGGCTCGCCCAGCTGTAAACGGAAGTCCTGCGCACTCTGCGCCAGACGATCCGCGCACTTCTGCAGCTGCTGGGTATCTTTCAGTTCGGTGCGGTAGGCAATGGTGAAATCTTTCGCCAAATCCAGCAGCTGGCGGCTGGAGAGCGACTGGCCGAAGTACTGGCTGGCGATATCCGGCAGCTGGTGCGCTTCGTCGAAGATCATTACGTCGGCCTCGGGGATCAGCTCGCCAAACCCGCTGTCTTTCACCACCATATCAGCGAGAAAGAGGTGGTGGTTAACCACGACCACATCGGCGTCCATCGCCTTCTTACGCGCCTTGACCACGAAGCAATCTTTATACATCGGGCAGTCGCTGCCGAGGCAATTATCGTTGGTGCTGGTGACCAGTGGCCAGGCCTGGGAGTCCTCCGCCACGCTGGCGCAGGTGCTGATGTCGCCATCAAGGGTCTGGCTCGACCATGACCGCAGCAAGATAACGTCGCTGAGGATCTGCACCGGCAGATCGCCGCCGGCAAGCGCCTGCTGCTCAAGACGTTCGATGCAGAGGTAGTTGGAGCGCCCCTTCAGCAGCGCCAGGCGGCCGGTATACTCCAGCGCCCGGGAGACGGTGGGCAGATCGCGGCTGTAGAGCTGATCCTGCAGCGCCTTCGAGCCGGTGGAGATAATGACCTTTTTCCCGGCGCGCAGGGCCGGGGCCAGATAGGCGTAGGTTTTCCCCGTCCCGGTTCCGGCCTCAACCACCAGCGGCTGGGTATTAGCAATGGCAGCGCTGACCGCCTGGGCCATCTGCCGCTGCGGCTCACGCGGTTTAAATCCCGGTATCGCTTTCGCTAACTGCCCGTCTGTTGCAAAATCGTCCGTTACACTGTTCTCTGCCACGCCGCCCCCTGGTTATATCGCCAGTGATTATGTCAGGCGCGGGAATTTTTAGCTAGCCGAAGTGGTGACAGGATCGCTCCCCGTGTGGCACTCTTGGCCCTGCCAAAAAGTAATAAGGGAGTGAAAAGTGACGATTAAACGTATTGATGCCGAGGCCCGCTGGTCCGATGTTGTGATCCATAATCAGACGCTGTACTACACCGGCGTGCCGGAGAACCTTGAGGCCGACGCCGAGGCGCAGACCGCCAACACCCTGGCGCAGATTGACGCCGTGCTGGCAAAACAGGGTAGCGATAAAACGCGTATTCTTGACGCCACGATTTTTCTGGCCAACACCGATGACTTTGCGGCAATGAACCGCGCCTGGGATGCATGGGTGGTAGCAGGCCATGCGCCGGTACGCTGCACCGTACAGGCGACGCTGATGAACCCGCAGTACCGGGTCGAAATTAAAATTATCGCCGCGGTATAGAACTACTCGTCTTCATCCTCATCTTCAAAGCGTGCCACGATCCGTTCCCCGGTGTGGTTGGCACGCAGCTCTTCGGCGACCACTGCGATCGCCTGCCCGCTGCTCATGCCTTCGGACATAAGCTGCTGAATACGCTCTACCGCCTGCTGCTGTTGCTCATGACTGAGCGAAGGTAAACCTGCAAACATCGTTAACTCCTGCTAGATTATCAGCGCTAATTATTTCACGCTGCCTGGTTGTTTGCCATACATGAACACGCTTTCCCCTACCGTTATCACCCTACCGTGGCGTCACGACGCCGCCGAGTTCTGGTTTGCGCGTCTCAGCCACCTGCCGTGGGCGATGCTGCTGCACTCCGGCCATGCCGATCACGCCTACAGCCGCTTCGATATCCTGGTCGCCGATCCGCGTGGCACGCTGGTGACCACCGGTAAGCGCACGCGCGTGACGCTGGACGGCACGGAGATTTCCACGGCCGATCCGCTGGCGCTGCTTCAGCAGGCGCTGACGTCGCTGGCGCTGCCTGCCGAGGTCAATCCCGATCTTCCTTTCCTGGGCGGTGCGCTGGGGCTATTTGGCTACGATCTGGGTCGGCGCTTTGAAAACCTGCCGACGCAGGCGAAGGCCGACATCGCCCTGCCGGATATGGCGGTGGGGCTCTATGACTGGGCGATGATTGTCGACCACCATAAGAAACGTGTTTCGCTGCTGAGCCACGGCGACGTCAATGCCCGTCTTGCCTGGCTGGAGGCGCAGCAGCCCCCCGTTAGCGAGGATTTTTGCCTCACCTCCCGCTGGCACGCCAATATGACGCCAGCGCAGTATGCCGATAAATTTGCCCGGGTGCAGGCTTATTTGCAGAGCGGCGACTGCTATCAGGTCAATCTGGCCCAGCGCTTTCAGGCTACCTATAAAGGCGATGAGTGGCAGGCGTTCACCCGCCTCAACGCCAGCAACCGCGCGCCGTTCAGCGCCTTCGTGCGTCTTGAGGAGGGGGCGATTCTGAGCCTGTCGCCGGAGCGGTTTATCCATCTGGAACGGGATTGCATTCAGACCCGGCCTATCAAAGGAACCCTGCCCCGGCTGGCGGATCCGCAGGCCGATCGCCTGCAGGCGGAAAAGCTGGCGGCCTCGCCGAAGGATCGCGCTGAAAACCTGATGATCGTTGACCTGATGCGCAACGACATCGGCCGCGTCGCAGTGCCCGGATCGGTGCGCGTCCCGGAGCTGTTTGTGGTGGAGCCCTTTCCTGCGGTGCACCATCTGGTCAGCACCGTTACCGCTCGCCTGCCCGCCTCGCAGCACGCCTGCGATCTGCTGCGGGCTGCCTTTCCCGGCGGCTCAATCACCGGTGCGCCGAAGGTGCGGGCGATGCAGATCATTGACGAGCTGGAGCCGCAGCGGCGTAGCGCCTGGTGTGGCTCCATTGGCTATATCAGCTTCTGCGGCACTATGGACACCAGCATCACTATCCGCACCCTGAGCGCCTGCAACGGTCAGCTTTACTGCTCCGCCGGGGGCGGCATCGTTGCCGATAGTCAGCAAGAGGCGGAATATCAGGAAACCTTTGATAAAGTTAATCGTATTCTGCAACAGCTGGAGAGATAACGGGTGGAGAGCACAAACCTGACCCTGGACGATTTTTTATCACGCTTCCAACTTTTACGCCCGCAGGCCAGCGGTGCGAGCCTGAACAATCGCCAGGCGGCGGTGCTGATCCCCGTGGTGCGCCGCGAGCAGCCTGGGCTGCTGCTGACCCAGCGCTCGGCGCGCCTGCGTAAGCACGCGGGCCAGGTGGCCTTCCCCGGTGGCGCCGTAGACAGCAGCGATGCGTCTATTATTGCCGCCGCCCTGCGCGAGGCCGAGGAAGAGGTCGCCATTCCGCCCGAGTCGGTTGAGGTGATTGGCGTTCTGCCGCCGGTAGACAGCGTGACCGGCTTTCAGGTTACCCCGGTGGTGGGCATTATCCCGCCAGATCTGCACTATCATGCCAGCGAGGATGAGGTGGCAGCGGTATTTGAGATGCCGCTGGCCGAAGCACTGCGTCTGGGTCGTTATCACCCGCTGGATATTCACCGACGCGGCAATGCGCACCGGGTGTGGCTCTCCTGGTATCAGCATTACTTTGTCTGGGGCATGACGGCGGGCATTATTCGTGAGCTGGCATTACAAATCGGCCTCAAACCCTGACTATACTTTACACAGCGCCCGTTTATCACGGGGCGTGACCTGCCTCTCAGCATTAGTAAAATAGAGGTTGGCTATTAGTTTAATTCATGTGAATAGTTAAACCGTTGCCCCGGTTCCCTCTTACACTATGCCCAATTATTACATCGTTGCCGGAGGGTCCGGCAACCCTGTCAGGAGTGTTAGCGTGATTAGTATATTCGACATGTTTAAAGTGGGAATTGGTCCTTCCTCTTCTCATACTGTTGGGCCAATGAAGGCCGGGAAACAGTTCGTCGATGATCTGGTCGAAAAGGGTTTGCTGGAGAGCGTCACCCGCGTGGCGGTGGATGTTTATGGTTCACTGTCGCTAACTGGCCGCGGTCACCATACCGATATCGCCATTATCATGGGCCTCGCCGGTAACGAGCCAGCGACCGTCGATATCGATGCGATTCCGGCATTCATCCGCGACGTAGAGACCCGTGGCCGCCTGCTGCTGGCCCATGGACGTCATGAGGTGGACTTCCCTGCTGATAACGGGATGCGTTTCCAGAGCGACAACCTGCCGCTGCATGAGAACGGCATGTGCATCCATGCGTATCAGGGCGAAAAAGAGATCTACAGCAAAACCTACTACTCCATCGGCGGTGGGTTTATCGTTGATGAAGAGCACTTTGGTAAAGAGAGCGCTCAGGCCGTCAGCGTGCCCTACCCGTACAACTCTGCCCAGGCGATACTGAACTGGTGCAAAGAGACCGGCCTGTCCCTCTCTGGCATGGTGATGAAGAACGAGCTGGCCTTGCACAGCAAAGAAGAGATTGCCGACTATTTCGCCCACGTCTGGCAGACCATGCAGGCCTGTATCGATCGCGGCATGAACACCGAAGGCGTGCTGCCGGGTCCGCTGCGGGTACCGCGCCGTGCCTCAGCCCTGCGCCGCCTGCTGGTCGCCAGCGACAAGCACTCCAGCGATCCGATGGTAGTAGTTGACTGGGTCAACATGTTCGCGCTGGCAGTGAACGAAGAGAACGCTGCCGGTGGCCGAGTCGTTACTGCCCCGACCAACGGCGCATGCGGGATCGTGCCAGCGGTGCTGGCCTACTACGACCACTTTATCGAGCCGGTTACCCCGGATATCTACACCCGTTACTTCCTGGCCGCAGGCGCAATCGGTACGCTTTACAAGATGAACGCCTCAATCTCTGGTGCAGAGGTGGGCTGTCAGGGTGAAGTTGGCGTTGCCTGCTCTATGGCGGCGGCGGGCCTTGCGGAGCTGATGGGTGCCAGCCCGGAGCAGGTCTGCGTGGCGGCAGAGATCGGCATGGAGCATAACCTGGGACTGACCTGCGATCCGGTTGCCGGTCAGGTGCAGGTGCCGTGCATTGAGCGTAACGCCATTGCCTCGGTGAAGGCCATCAACGCCTCCCGCATGGCAATGCGTCGTACCAGCGCCCCGCGTGTGTCGCTGGATAAGGTGATCGAAACCATGTATGAAACCGGCAAAGACATGAACGCGAAGTACCGCGAAACCTCTCGCGGCGGCCTGGCGATCAAGGTGCAGTGCGACTAATACATTACCCAGCCCTTTCACCCGAAAGGGCTAATTATTTCCCTTTTTGATGCCGATTAATTTTTCCCCACTACACTTGCTGTGTTGCCGTTTGCTTTTTCGCCAACGGCCCTCCAGGGAACTGTCGGGACATGCAAACAGCACAGCAAATTATAAGAAGCTACCGTCGAAAACGCGCCATCGTCTGCGTGATTGTCGCGATCTTCACGCTTTTGCTGACCCTTGGCTCGCGCTACATTTCCGAGCGCAACGCTAATGAGCAGCGGATCCTCTCTTTTACCAATCACGCGGTCTCATCGCTGGATCGGATCCTTATCCCACTTGCCCAGGGCCGGGGGGTGCTTCTGCCGCTGGTGGGCCAGCCCTGCGACGAAGCGCACCTGGCGCTACGAAAGCAGGCCGCGACGATGCAAACCGTACGCTCTATCGGCCTGATCAAAAACGGCATCCTCTACTGCTCCAGCATTTTCGGTTATCGCAACGTCCCCCTTCATCAGCTTCAACCCGCACTCCCTACCGCTCAGCCACTGCTCTTGCTCACTACCGATAACTCTCTGCTGCACGGCAGCCCGATACTGATCCAGTGGTTTCCCCTGACCCAGAATGGACAGGATGGGGTAATGGAGGTGATCAATATCGATCTGCTCACCCGCATGATGCTGGAGCCGCAGAAGCCGCTGATTACCGGGGCGAGCGTAACGGTAGGTAATCGGCATCTGATCTACGGTGCCGGAGTCGTGGATAGCCTACCGCCGCTGGTCAACGAGACGCGGTTTCAGCAGAGCTCGGAACAGTTCCCCTTTACTATTAGCGTGCGGGGCCCTGGCGCAGGCGAGCTGGCGCTGCGTCACCTCCCTT
Above is a genomic segment from Enterobacter sp. C2 containing:
- the fadD gene encoding long-chain-fatty-acid--CoA ligase FadD, whose protein sequence is MKKVWLNRYPADVPADINPDRYQSLVELFENAAIRYADQPAFINMGETMTFRKLEERSRAFAAWLQQGLGLKKGDRVALMMPNLLQYPVALFGILRAGMVVVNVNPLYTPRELEHQLNDSGAAAIVIVSNFAHTLEKVVDKTQVQHVILTRMGDQLSAAKGTLVNFVVKYVKRLVPKYHLPDAISFRQALHNGYRLQYVKPEVVPDDLAFLQYTGGTTGVAKGAMLTHRNMLANLEQVNATYGPLLHRGKELVVTALPLYHIFALTMNCLLFIELGGQNLLITNPRDIPGLVKELSKYPFTAMTGVNTLFNALLNNKEFQELDFSTLHLSAGGGMPVQQAVAERWVKLTGQYLLEGYGLTECSPLVSVNPHDIDYHSGSIGLPVPSTEVKLIDDEGREVPHGEPGELCVKGPQVMLGYWQRPDATDEIIKDGWLMTGDIAVMDDEGFLRIVDRKKDMILVSGFNVYPNEIEDVVMQHPGVQEVAAVGVPSTSSGEKVKIFVVKKDPDLSEEALITFCRRQLTGYKVPKLVEFREELPKSNVGKILRRELRDEARGKVDNKV
- a CDS encoding ATP-dependent DNA helicase produces the protein MAENSVTDDFATDGQLAKAIPGFKPREPQRQMAQAVSAAIANTQPLVVEAGTGTGKTYAYLAPALRAGKKVIISTGSKALQDQLYSRDLPTVSRALEYTGRLALLKGRSNYLCIERLEQQALAGGDLPVQILSDVILLRSWSSQTLDGDISTCASVAEDSQAWPLVTSTNDNCLGSDCPMYKDCFVVKARKKAMDADVVVVNHHLFLADMVVKDSGFGELIPEADVMIFDEAHQLPDIASQYFGQSLSSRQLLDLAKDFTIAYRTELKDTQQLQKCADRLAQSAQDFRLQLGEPGYRGNLRELLADSHVQRALLLLDDALELCYDVAKLSLGRSALLDAAFERATLYRTRLKRLKEINQPGFSYWYECTSRHFTLALTPLTVAEKFKEVMAQKPGSWIFTSATLSVNDDLHHFTSRLGIETAESMLLPSPFDFARQALLCVPRNLPQTNQPGAARQLAAMLRPMIEANNGRCFMLCTSHAMMRDLAEQFRATLSLPVLLQGETSKGQLLQQFVTAGNALLVATSSFWEGVDVRGDTLSLVIIDKLPFTSPDDPLLKARMEDCRLRGGDPFDDVQLPDAVITLKQGVGRLIRDIDDRGVLVICDNRLVMRPYGATFLASLPPTPRTRDIARAVRFLAGVSTQ
- a CDS encoding YoaH family protein, which gives rise to MFAGLPSLSHEQQQQAVERIQQLMSEGMSSGQAIAVVAEELRANHTGERIVARFEDEDEDE
- a CDS encoding Slp family lipoprotein, which gives rise to MGQSRSGRWLLAGLAALALSGCVSVPDAIKGSSPTPQQDLVRVMNAPELYVGQEARFGGKVIGLQNKQGQTRLEIASVPLDSGARPVLGEPSRGRIYADVNGFLDPVDFRNQYVTVVGTISGVEQGKVGETPYKFMVMKVSGYKRWHLQQQVMLPPQPIDPWYWGPGPNPWRYGGYGGYGWYNAGPAPVHTVVTE
- the pabB gene encoding aminodeoxychorismate synthase component 1, whose protein sequence is MNTLSPTVITLPWRHDAAEFWFARLSHLPWAMLLHSGHADHAYSRFDILVADPRGTLVTTGKRTRVTLDGTEISTADPLALLQQALTSLALPAEVNPDLPFLGGALGLFGYDLGRRFENLPTQAKADIALPDMAVGLYDWAMIVDHHKKRVSLLSHGDVNARLAWLEAQQPPVSEDFCLTSRWHANMTPAQYADKFARVQAYLQSGDCYQVNLAQRFQATYKGDEWQAFTRLNASNRAPFSAFVRLEEGAILSLSPERFIHLERDCIQTRPIKGTLPRLADPQADRLQAEKLAASPKDRAENLMIVDLMRNDIGRVAVPGSVRVPELFVVEPFPAVHHLVSTVTARLPASQHACDLLRAAFPGGSITGAPKVRAMQIIDELEPQRRSAWCGSIGYISFCGTMDTSITIRTLSACNGQLYCSAGGGIVADSQQEAEYQETFDKVNRILQQLER
- the tsaB gene encoding tRNA (adenosine(37)-N6)-threonylcarbamoyltransferase complex dimerization subunit type 1 TsaB, coding for MRILAIDTATEACSVALWSNGTISAHFELCPREHTQRILPLVQQTLNDSGVTLAELDALAFGRGPGSFTGVRIGIGIAQGLALGAELPMIGVSTLATMAQGAWRKTGATRVLAAIDARMGEVYWAEYQRDEQGVWHGEESEAVLKPEAVSERLAQLSGSWATVGTGWPAWPDLGKESGLTLTDGGVLLPAAEDMLPLACQLFAQQRTVAVEHAEPVYLRNEVAWKKLPGRK
- a CDS encoding CoA pyrophosphatase, which gives rise to MESTNLTLDDFLSRFQLLRPQASGASLNNRQAAVLIPVVRREQPGLLLTQRSARLRKHAGQVAFPGGAVDSSDASIIAAALREAEEEVAIPPESVEVIGVLPPVDSVTGFQVTPVVGIIPPDLHYHASEDEVAAVFEMPLAEALRLGRYHPLDIHRRGNAHRVWLSWYQHYFVWGMTAGIIRELALQIGLKP
- a CDS encoding RidA family protein is translated as MTIKRIDAEARWSDVVIHNQTLYYTGVPENLEADAEAQTANTLAQIDAVLAKQGSDKTRILDATIFLANTDDFAAMNRAWDAWVVAGHAPVRCTVQATLMNPQYRVEIKIIAAV
- the sdaA gene encoding L-serine ammonia-lyase, with the translated sequence MISIFDMFKVGIGPSSSHTVGPMKAGKQFVDDLVEKGLLESVTRVAVDVYGSLSLTGRGHHTDIAIIMGLAGNEPATVDIDAIPAFIRDVETRGRLLLAHGRHEVDFPADNGMRFQSDNLPLHENGMCIHAYQGEKEIYSKTYYSIGGGFIVDEEHFGKESAQAVSVPYPYNSAQAILNWCKETGLSLSGMVMKNELALHSKEEIADYFAHVWQTMQACIDRGMNTEGVLPGPLRVPRRASALRRLLVASDKHSSDPMVVVDWVNMFALAVNEENAAGGRVVTAPTNGACGIVPAVLAYYDHFIEPVTPDIYTRYFLAAGAIGTLYKMNASISGAEVGCQGEVGVACSMAAAGLAELMGASPEQVCVAAEIGMEHNLGLTCDPVAGQVQVPCIERNAIASVKAINASRMAMRRTSAPRVSLDKVIETMYETGKDMNAKYRETSRGGLAIKVQCD